In a single window of the uncultured Dysgonomonas sp. genome:
- a CDS encoding DUF3109 family protein, whose amino-acid sequence MFQINDTIVASDIIEENFLCDLSVCKGECCVEGDSGAPLEDEEVKIIENLLPQVWDDLSPAAQEVIKKQGVAYKDTDGDMVTSIVNGKDCVFTYYDEKGICKCAIEKAHREGRVDFYKPISCHLYPIRLDKYRDFTAVNYHRWRVCKAAVLLGNKEGLKIYQFLKEPLVRRFGEDWYKELTLVAEEYKKSVNSEK is encoded by the coding sequence ATGTTTCAAATAAATGATACGATAGTCGCATCGGATATAATAGAAGAGAATTTTTTGTGTGATTTATCGGTATGTAAGGGAGAATGTTGTGTAGAAGGAGACTCCGGCGCTCCCCTCGAAGATGAAGAAGTAAAGATTATCGAAAACCTGTTGCCTCAGGTTTGGGACGACTTGTCTCCCGCAGCTCAGGAAGTAATCAAAAAACAAGGTGTAGCATATAAAGATACTGATGGCGATATGGTAACTTCCATCGTCAACGGGAAGGACTGTGTGTTTACTTATTATGATGAGAAAGGAATTTGTAAATGTGCCATAGAAAAAGCCCATCGCGAAGGACGGGTAGACTTTTACAAACCCATCTCCTGTCATCTATACCCTATCCGTTTAGATAAATACAGGGATTTTACAGCGGTCAATTATCATCGCTGGCGGGTATGTAAGGCTGCTGTCCTGCTTGGGAATAAAGAAGGCTTGAAGATATACCAGTTTCTGAAAGAGCCTCTTGTTCGGCGGTTTGGCGAAGACTGGTATAAGGAACTTACTTTGGTTGCGGAAGAATATAAAAAGTCAGTAAACAGTGAAAAGTAA
- the priA gene encoding primosomal protein N' produces MTLYADVILPLPLQGLYTYIIPPELADTVYEGSRVIVQFGKKKFYTAIVFRTYESVEKQAPIKDIVSTLEDYPIVTPFQLKFWEWVSFYYMCSLGDVYRAALPSALKLESETHVFLNPDFEATEPLTPNEQKVFYLLSPEKASTIAEIEKQAGLANAIPAIKSLTDKGAAYINENIRNAYSAKTLSAVRLTRSYTDEELNDVLNELGRAKKQQHLLTAFLHLKENNPIITKKQLLEDTDASPAVLSELAKKKILEVYDIEISRFDYGETDIESAYELNSHQQQAYVKITKLFKEQDTTLLYGVTSSGKTEIYIRLIRDAISKGKQVLYLLPEIALTTQITNRLKTVFGNKLAVYHSRFNDNERAETWNRLLKDGETQVILGARSAIFLPFTNLGLIIVDEEHEGSYKQQDPAPRYHARNAAIVLANIYSAKVLLGTATPSIETYYNALSGRYGLVRLTKRHENIELPQIAVINTKELRRKKQMKSVLSPPLIDKIKEALEKKEQIILFQNRRGFASLLECKNCSWTPRCSHCDVSLTYHKGQRMLVCHYCGSTYRVPDVCEECKTPTLEFLGYGTERIEEEVNTLFPEAAVARMDLDTTRGKKSYEHIISRLEDNRTNILIGTQMVSKGLDFGNVSIVGILNADNLLNYPDFRAYEKAFQLITQVSGRAGRKNKQGLVLLQTAHPSHPIINFVKHNDYESFYLAQTEERKLFRYPPFFRLISIVIRGRDERLTENAATQLAQALRQSFGERILGPSKPPVSRIQSLYIRNILLKIENNASIQKVRESILFHQSAVFANTEFKAILLHYDVDPV; encoded by the coding sequence ATGACATTATACGCCGACGTAATATTACCGCTTCCTTTACAGGGACTATACACATACATTATTCCGCCGGAACTGGCCGATACGGTCTACGAAGGCAGCAGGGTAATTGTACAGTTCGGGAAGAAGAAATTTTATACGGCGATAGTTTTCCGCACATACGAATCGGTAGAAAAACAAGCACCGATCAAAGATATAGTCTCCACTTTGGAGGACTACCCTATAGTAACCCCCTTCCAGTTGAAATTCTGGGAGTGGGTTTCATTTTATTATATGTGTTCGCTAGGTGATGTGTACCGTGCAGCCCTACCATCAGCGCTGAAGCTGGAAAGTGAGACTCATGTCTTTCTTAATCCGGACTTTGAAGCAACAGAACCTTTGACCCCAAATGAGCAAAAGGTCTTCTACTTACTGTCGCCGGAAAAGGCATCCACAATTGCCGAAATAGAAAAGCAGGCCGGTTTGGCAAACGCTATTCCCGCCATCAAATCTCTCACAGATAAAGGAGCGGCATATATAAATGAGAACATCCGAAATGCTTATTCTGCAAAAACTCTTTCAGCAGTAAGGCTAACTAGGTCATATACCGATGAAGAACTCAATGATGTACTCAACGAACTGGGAAGAGCAAAGAAACAACAGCATCTATTGACAGCATTTCTTCATCTGAAGGAAAACAACCCGATTATCACAAAGAAGCAACTATTGGAAGATACCGACGCATCACCCGCCGTATTATCCGAGTTGGCAAAGAAGAAAATACTTGAAGTGTATGATATCGAAATCAGCCGCTTCGATTATGGAGAGACCGACATCGAGTCCGCATATGAGCTGAACAGCCATCAGCAGCAGGCCTATGTGAAAATCACAAAGTTATTCAAAGAACAAGACACCACCTTACTTTACGGAGTAACCTCCAGTGGTAAGACCGAAATATATATCCGGCTTATCAGAGATGCTATAAGTAAAGGCAAACAGGTATTATACCTGTTACCCGAAATAGCGCTGACAACGCAGATCACTAACCGCCTGAAAACCGTATTCGGTAATAAACTGGCCGTCTATCACTCCCGGTTCAACGACAACGAACGGGCCGAGACATGGAACAGGCTGCTGAAAGACGGGGAAACGCAGGTCATACTGGGTGCACGTTCTGCCATATTCCTACCGTTCACCAATCTCGGACTTATCATTGTAGACGAAGAACACGAAGGCTCTTACAAGCAGCAAGACCCTGCTCCGCGTTACCATGCCCGCAATGCCGCCATTGTATTGGCAAATATATATAGCGCCAAAGTATTACTGGGTACCGCCACCCCTTCCATAGAGACATATTACAATGCCCTTTCGGGAAGGTATGGCCTGGTAAGGCTCACCAAAAGGCATGAGAATATCGAACTCCCTCAGATAGCTGTTATCAACACCAAGGAACTGAGACGCAAGAAGCAGATGAAATCAGTTCTATCCCCTCCTCTGATAGACAAAATAAAGGAAGCTTTGGAGAAGAAAGAGCAGATCATACTATTCCAGAACAGGCGCGGCTTCGCTTCTTTACTTGAATGCAAAAACTGTTCATGGACGCCGCGTTGCTCCCATTGCGATGTAAGCCTTACTTACCACAAGGGACAGCGAATGCTTGTCTGTCACTATTGCGGGTCTACATACCGGGTCCCGGATGTTTGCGAGGAATGTAAAACTCCGACACTTGAATTTCTGGGTTATGGTACGGAACGTATTGAAGAGGAAGTGAACACTCTTTTTCCGGAAGCGGCTGTTGCACGTATGGATTTGGATACGACACGGGGGAAAAAGTCCTACGAACATATTATTTCCCGACTCGAAGATAACAGGACAAATATCCTGATTGGTACACAAATGGTATCGAAAGGGCTGGATTTCGGCAATGTGTCTATTGTTGGGATACTGAATGCCGACAACCTGCTAAATTATCCGGATTTCCGCGCTTATGAAAAAGCTTTCCAACTCATTACTCAGGTCAGTGGACGCGCGGGGCGTAAGAATAAGCAAGGACTCGTCTTACTGCAAACAGCGCATCCATCCCATCCCATTATCAACTTTGTAAAGCACAATGACTACGAATCATTCTATCTGGCACAGACAGAGGAACGGAAATTGTTTCGTTATCCTCCTTTTTTCAGGCTGATATCCATTGTCATAAGAGGACGGGACGAAAGGCTGACAGAAAATGCCGCCACACAACTGGCACAAGCATTAAGACAATCCTTTGGTGAACGGATATTAGGTCCTAGTAAACCACCCGTATCACGCATTCAGTCCTTATATATCCGAAACATTCTTCTAAAAATTGAGAATAATGCATCTATACAGAAAGTAAGGGAATCTATTCTCTTTCACCAATCGGCTGTATTCGCAAATACAGAGTTTAAAGCCATTCTCCTGCACTACGATGTAGATCCGGTATAG
- a CDS encoding porin family protein, translated as MKTKYFLPLGLLLLLFITSINPSSAQIIRYGLKGGIDVADHKVNSSILNVKNRVGFQVGGTLELNVPLTGFGVETGLAYGNKGYNVDNNEKQGDISNLSYLTVPISLKKRFSIFGIAGIYFSAGVYGNLKVGGGELKIEDQTYDQKGFQTGFIAGAGVSLLSHLDLGMNYRYKFTDTYDQEAAKDFKKVDRQTWTVSLAYLF; from the coding sequence ATGAAAACTAAGTATTTTTTGCCTTTAGGCCTGTTATTACTCTTATTTATAACTAGCATCAATCCATCTTCTGCCCAGATAATCAGATATGGACTAAAAGGGGGAATCGATGTTGCAGATCATAAAGTAAATTCTAGTATACTGAACGTAAAAAACCGTGTCGGATTCCAAGTCGGCGGAACTCTTGAACTAAACGTACCGCTAACAGGTTTTGGTGTAGAAACAGGATTAGCCTATGGAAACAAAGGTTATAATGTAGACAACAACGAAAAACAAGGTGATATATCAAACCTCAGTTATCTGACTGTGCCTATCAGCCTGAAGAAAAGATTCTCTATTTTCGGCATTGCCGGCATATATTTCTCAGCTGGTGTATACGGTAATCTGAAAGTAGGCGGCGGCGAACTGAAAATTGAAGATCAGACATACGACCAAAAAGGATTCCAGACAGGATTTATTGCAGGTGCAGGTGTTAGCTTATTAAGCCACCTCGACCTGGGAATGAACTACCGTTATAAATTCACCGACACTTACGATCAAGAGGCAGCTAAAGATTTCAAAAAAGTAGACAGACAAACCTGGACAGTCAGTCTTGCATACTTATTCTAA
- a CDS encoding tetratricopeptide repeat protein, which yields MKKLLVALGLALSMQFAYAQKSVYTELPGRLFTQGKEMFLDNNYVGCINSLEEFVKQSQDAKLLPEAEYMIVSSMYYQGKAGDATLLKDYLEKYPSTYHRNQICFFIGSTHFAEKEWQKALYWLSQADMDYLDVKEQEDYSYRTAYANLQAGNRNEAKRLFGLLTRNSSKYAEPASYYMAYANFQDGEYEQAIPIFRKLKNKGEYKESATFFLVQTSYLQGNLSETIAEGRDYIATYPGSTNTAEVYRLLGNSYYRQGDARNSIVSYEKYLESATTTFRDDMYQLAEAYYQTNAHGNAINALKRDVASTDDLLGQAGYMLLGQSYLKVNDTPNAIMAFDAAARTQFNKTISEEALYNYVMLMNRGGGSAFGQAITASQRFLTEYPSSKYTDEVNEALASTLLSTKNYNTALSAINSIQTPGRQILDAKQLILFQLGVQESIDGQYDAAQRDLNAAINMGNYNAEARNEAYFWRGDLAYRKGNYSAAARDYSSYIAQASTKQQNYPLALYNLAYTDFQQKNYSKALTNFKKYISAETNRQSPNYPDALNRIGDCYLYNRNFSDAESYYSQAVNVNPANADYSEFQKAFVLGLQRNYNGKVSALNNMMTKYPNSQYYDNALFEKSRALVMLNKEPEAISVLEKLLKEYPKSNLAQKAGVQLGQLYFNTNNPQKSIAAYKEVVNNYPNSEEARTAIQSMEGVYKDINDIGSYASYVNSLGKGTVLSASRQDSLTYLAAENVYMKGRKDESKTALNRYLQTYPNGVFASDAHFYLGSMAFEAKDFTSALGNFKEVINSNNPKYIDDALIYASGIEFDRKNYEAAYGAYEHLNMVASKSENKDVAQLGMLRCAYLMKKDQDVVAAADKLLQNKAQGSVANEARFYRGQSLKNLGQSEKAIADLQEVAKDTRSAFGAESQYLLADIYYQANSYDKAEKQIQSFMKEGTPHEYWMARAIVLLSDVYAAKGDKFQARQYLESLQANYKGQETDLTEMISSRLAALK from the coding sequence ATGAAAAAACTACTAGTAGCTTTAGGTCTTGCATTAAGTATGCAATTTGCTTATGCGCAGAAATCCGTATATACGGAGTTGCCCGGCAGGCTCTTTACGCAAGGTAAGGAGATGTTTCTGGATAATAATTATGTAGGTTGTATTAATTCATTGGAGGAGTTCGTGAAGCAATCGCAAGATGCCAAACTTCTGCCTGAGGCCGAGTATATGATTGTCAGTTCCATGTACTATCAGGGAAAAGCCGGAGATGCAACGCTATTGAAAGATTATCTTGAAAAATACCCGTCTACATATCATCGCAACCAAATATGTTTTTTCATCGGATCGACTCATTTTGCCGAAAAGGAATGGCAAAAAGCATTGTACTGGCTTTCGCAGGCAGACATGGATTATCTGGATGTAAAAGAACAGGAAGACTATAGCTATAGAACTGCCTATGCCAACTTACAGGCCGGAAACAGGAATGAGGCAAAACGCCTTTTCGGATTACTTACCCGCAATAGTAGTAAGTATGCCGAACCTGCTTCCTATTATATGGCATACGCTAATTTTCAGGATGGAGAATACGAACAGGCTATCCCGATTTTCCGTAAATTGAAAAACAAGGGAGAATATAAAGAAAGCGCTACTTTCTTTTTGGTTCAGACTTCATATTTGCAAGGCAATCTGAGCGAAACCATTGCCGAAGGACGCGATTATATTGCGACTTACCCGGGTAGTACGAATACGGCAGAGGTTTACCGCCTGTTGGGAAACAGTTATTACCGTCAGGGAGACGCCCGTAACTCGATAGTCAGTTATGAGAAATATCTGGAGAGTGCAACCACTACCTTCCGGGATGATATGTACCAACTGGCAGAAGCCTACTATCAGACAAATGCTCATGGCAATGCGATAAATGCATTGAAACGGGATGTGGCTTCAACGGATGATTTACTCGGACAAGCAGGGTATATGCTCTTGGGACAATCGTACCTGAAAGTAAATGATACGCCGAATGCTATAATGGCGTTCGATGCTGCTGCACGTACACAGTTTAATAAAACAATAAGTGAAGAAGCCTTATATAATTATGTAATGTTGATGAATCGTGGAGGAGGTTCGGCCTTCGGACAGGCTATAACGGCATCTCAACGCTTTCTTACGGAATATCCGTCATCGAAATATACAGATGAGGTGAATGAAGCACTGGCAAGCACGTTGCTGTCTACAAAGAACTACAACACGGCGCTTTCCGCCATCAATAGCATACAAACTCCGGGTAGGCAAATTTTGGATGCAAAACAATTGATCCTTTTCCAATTGGGTGTGCAGGAATCCATCGACGGACAATATGATGCTGCCCAGCGTGATCTGAACGCTGCCATCAATATGGGTAATTATAATGCCGAAGCACGGAACGAAGCTTACTTCTGGCGTGGTGATCTGGCTTACCGTAAAGGTAACTATTCAGCTGCTGCCCGCGATTATTCTTCTTATATCGCTCAGGCATCTACCAAGCAACAAAACTATCCGCTCGCTTTGTATAATCTGGCATATACTGATTTTCAGCAAAAGAATTACAGTAAGGCACTGACTAATTTCAAGAAATATATATCTGCGGAAACCAATCGCCAGTCGCCGAACTATCCGGACGCATTGAACCGTATAGGAGACTGCTACTTATATAACCGTAATTTCTCTGATGCCGAAAGCTATTATTCGCAGGCAGTAAATGTAAATCCCGCAAATGCGGATTATTCTGAATTCCAGAAAGCATTTGTACTTGGTTTGCAGCGAAACTATAACGGAAAAGTTTCTGCTCTGAATAATATGATGACAAAATATCCTAATTCTCAGTATTATGACAATGCCTTATTCGAGAAAAGCCGTGCATTGGTGATGTTGAATAAGGAACCGGAGGCCATCTCCGTTCTTGAAAAACTGCTGAAAGAATATCCTAAATCAAATCTGGCACAAAAAGCAGGAGTGCAATTAGGACAATTGTATTTCAATACAAACAACCCTCAGAAGTCGATAGCTGCATATAAGGAAGTTGTAAATAACTATCCTAATTCGGAGGAGGCGCGTACTGCTATACAAAGTATGGAAGGGGTATATAAAGATATAAATGATATCGGTTCTTACGCATCATATGTAAACTCTCTGGGTAAAGGTACTGTCTTATCAGCAAGCCGTCAAGACTCGTTAACTTATCTTGCCGCGGAAAATGTATATATGAAAGGTCGTAAAGACGAATCTAAGACTGCACTCAACAGATACCTGCAAACGTATCCTAATGGAGTATTTGCGAGTGATGCCCACTTCTATTTAGGCAGTATGGCATTCGAAGCTAAAGACTTTACTTCAGCACTGGGTAACTTTAAGGAAGTGATAAACAGTAATAATCCGAAATATATTGATGACGCATTGATATATGCTTCGGGGATCGAGTTTGACAGAAAAAATTATGAAGCGGCATACGGTGCATACGAACACCTGAACATGGTAGCCTCGAAGAGTGAAAATAAGGATGTAGCCCAACTGGGTATGTTGCGTTGTGCTTACTTGATGAAGAAAGATCAGGATGTTGTTGCTGCTGCCGATAAGTTGTTACAGAATAAAGCGCAAGGAAGTGTGGCTAACGAAGCCCGCTTTTACAGAGGTCAGTCATTGAAGAATCTGGGACAGTCCGAAAAAGCGATTGCAGACCTACAGGAAGTCGCAAAAGATACCCGCAGTGCGTTTGGTGCAGAATCCCAATACCTGTTGGCTGATATATATTATCAGGCCAATTCGTATGATAAAGCAGAAAAGCAGATACAGTCTTTTATGAAAGAGGGTACTCCGCACGAATACTGGATGGCTCGTGCTATTGTACTATTGTCGGATGTATATGCGGCTAAAGGCGATAAATTTCAGGCTCGTCAGTATCTCGAAAGTTTGCAGGCAAATTATAAGGGACAGGAGACTGATTTGACAGAAATGATTTCATCACGTCTGGCAGCTTTGAAGTAA
- a CDS encoding NUDIX domain-containing protein gives MHPLTQFKYCPKCGSNHFVENNFKSKRCEDCGFIYYFNSCSSTIAIIINDDKELLVATRAHEPVKGTLDLPGGFVDMEETGEEAVAREVIEETGLVVEKVDYLFSIPNKYVYSGFEVQTLDLVYRCFVKNMENLKAEDDVAKLEFIKISELNPELFGLLSVKEVIKEIQKMNI, from the coding sequence ATGCATCCTCTAACTCAATTTAAATATTGTCCGAAATGCGGTTCAAATCATTTTGTAGAAAATAATTTCAAGTCGAAGCGATGCGAAGATTGCGGCTTTATCTATTATTTTAACTCATGTTCGTCTACTATTGCCATTATAATAAATGATGATAAAGAATTACTCGTGGCCACACGGGCGCATGAGCCGGTAAAAGGCACATTGGATCTCCCGGGCGGTTTTGTGGATATGGAAGAGACAGGTGAAGAGGCTGTAGCCAGAGAAGTTATTGAAGAAACAGGGTTGGTTGTGGAAAAGGTTGATTATTTGTTTTCCATACCCAATAAATATGTGTATTCAGGTTTCGAGGTGCAAACATTGGATCTTGTATATAGATGCTTTGTGAAGAATATGGAAAATCTGAAAGCCGAGGACGATGTAGCTAAACTCGAATTTATAAAGATATCGGAATTGAACCCCGAATTGTTTGGGTTGTTATCAGTAAAGGAAGTAATAAAGGAAATACAAAAAATGAATATATGA
- the asnS gene encoding asparagine--tRNA ligase, protein MESIRRTKIVDLFKDPQFGSVVDVKGWVRTIRGNKYVNFIHLNDGSTIHNLQIVADVQKFGDDFFKPVTTGACIHVTGTLVESQGKGQSAEIQADTIEVYGTADPETYPLQKKGHSLEFLREIAYLRPRTNTFGAIFRIRHHMSYAIHKYFNDKGFFYFHTPIVTASDAEGAGSMFQATTLDFNNVPRTEDGQVDYTEDFFGRQTNLTVSGQLEGELGAMALGAIYTFGPTFRAENSNTPRHLAEFWMIEPEVAFYDIHDNMDLAEDFLKYLIRYALEHCKDDIAFLNEMFDKELIERLNFVIANDFVRLTYTEGVEILEKSGHKFEFPVYWGADLQSEHERYLVEKHFKRPVILTDYPKEIKSFYMKQNEDGKTVRGMDVLFPKIGEIIGGSEREADYDKLVNRTKELNMNTDPIWWYMETRKFGTAPHAGFGLGFERLILFITGMANIRDVIPFPRTPNNAEF, encoded by the coding sequence ATGGAGAGTATTCGCAGAACAAAGATTGTAGATTTGTTTAAAGACCCTCAGTTTGGGTCTGTAGTTGATGTAAAAGGTTGGGTGCGTACCATCCGTGGTAATAAATATGTAAACTTTATCCACCTTAATGATGGATCGACAATCCATAATCTGCAGATTGTAGCCGATGTACAGAAGTTTGGAGATGACTTTTTCAAACCTGTAACAACAGGAGCTTGTATCCATGTGACAGGTACATTGGTAGAATCGCAAGGGAAAGGACAAAGCGCGGAAATACAAGCCGACACAATTGAAGTGTACGGAACAGCTGATCCTGAAACATATCCTTTGCAGAAAAAGGGACATTCTCTTGAGTTTTTGCGTGAGATAGCATATCTGCGTCCACGCACAAACACATTCGGTGCAATATTCCGTATTCGTCACCATATGTCTTATGCTATACACAAGTATTTCAACGATAAGGGATTCTTCTATTTCCACACGCCAATTGTAACAGCTTCAGATGCTGAAGGTGCAGGGTCGATGTTTCAGGCAACTACATTAGATTTCAATAATGTCCCCCGTACAGAAGACGGGCAGGTTGACTATACAGAAGACTTCTTCGGTCGACAGACAAACCTGACTGTATCCGGACAGCTCGAAGGTGAACTGGGAGCGATGGCTCTGGGTGCTATTTATACATTTGGCCCTACATTCCGTGCCGAAAATTCCAACACACCCCGCCATTTGGCTGAGTTCTGGATGATAGAACCCGAAGTTGCATTCTACGACATCCATGACAACATGGATTTAGCGGAAGACTTCCTGAAGTATCTGATTCGCTATGCTCTTGAGCACTGCAAGGATGATATTGCATTCCTTAATGAAATGTTTGACAAGGAGCTGATCGAACGTCTGAACTTTGTTATAGCCAATGACTTTGTCCGCCTTACTTATACAGAAGGTGTAGAGATATTGGAAAAGAGCGGGCACAAATTTGAGTTTCCGGTATATTGGGGAGCTGATCTCCAGTCGGAACACGAACGTTATCTGGTAGAAAAGCATTTCAAACGCCCTGTCATACTGACTGATTATCCGAAGGAAATCAAATCATTCTACATGAAGCAAAATGAAGATGGTAAGACTGTGCGCGGTATGGATGTACTATTTCCTAAGATTGGAGAAATCATCGGAGGGTCGGAACGTGAGGCTGATTATGATAAGTTGGTAAACCGGACTAAGGAATTGAATATGAATACAGACCCAATTTGGTGGTATATGGAAACCCGTAAATTTGGTACGGCTCCTCATGCCGGGTTTGGTTTAGGATTTGAGCGTTTAATCCTGTTTATTACAGGTATGGCTAATATCCGTGATGTGATTCCTTTTCCACGGACACCGAATAATGCTGAGTTTTGA